One stretch of Buteo buteo chromosome Z, bButBut1.hap1.1, whole genome shotgun sequence DNA includes these proteins:
- the ISOC1 gene encoding isochorismatase domain-containing protein 1, which translates to MAAAEAAAAPGGGSCSPAGGGSVPVLFCFSVFARPSSVPHGAGYELLIQKFLSLYGDQIDMHRKFVVQLFAEEWSQYIDLPKGFLVSERCKVRLVPLQIQMTTLGNLTPSSTVFFCCDMQERFRPAIKYFGDIISVGQRLLQGARLLGIPVIVTEQYPKGLGSTVQEIDLTGAKLVLPKTKFSMVLPEVEAALAEIPGVRSVVLFGVETHVCIQQTALELIGRGLEVHIVADATSSRSMMDRMFALERLARTGIIVTTSEAILLQLVADKEHPKFKEIQNLIKASAPESGLLSKV; encoded by the exons ATGGCGGCAGCGGAGGCGGCCGCTGCTCCGGGCGGCGGGAGCTGCtcgccggcgggcggcggctcGGTGCCCgtcctcttctgcttctctgtctTCGCGCGGCCCTCCAGCGTGCCCCACGGCGCCGGCTACGAGCTGCTGATCCAGAAGTTCCTCAGCCTCTACGGGGACCAGATAGACATGCACCGCAAGTTCGTGGTGCAGCTCTTCGCCGAGGAGTGGAGCCAGTACATAGACCTGCCCAAGGGCTTCCTGGTCAGCGAGCGCTGCAAGGTGCGCCTGGTGCCGCTGCAGATACAG atgacTACTTTGGGCAACCTGACACCCTCAAgcactgtgtttttctgttgtgaTATGCAAGAGCGATTCCGGCCTGCCATCAAGTACTTTGGTGATATCATCAGCGTGGGCCAACGGCTG CTCCAAGGTGCACGGCTCCTAGGAATTCCGGTTATTGTAACTGAGCAGTATCCCAAAGGTCTTGGCAGCACTGTGCAAGAAATTGATTTAACAGGAGCTAAACTTGTGCTTCCCAAAACCAAATTTTCTATGGTATTGCCAGAAGTTGAAGCAGCATTAGCAGAGATCCCTGGAGTGCGCAGCGTTGTCCTGTTTGGAGTAGAA ACTCATGTCTGCATCCAGCAAACAGCATTGGAATTAATTGGCAGAGGTCTGGAAGTCCACATAGTAGCTGATGCCACCTCATCAAGAAGTATGATGGACAGAATGTTTGCTCTTGAG cgTCTTGCTCGTACTGGAATTATAGTTACTACTAGTGAAGCTATATTGCTGCAGCTGGTAGCTGACAAAGAACATCCAAAATTCAAAGAAATCCAAAATCTCATTAAGGCGAGTGCACCTGAGTCAGGGCTCCTTTCCAAAGTTTAA